In one window of Brassica rapa cultivar Chiifu-401-42 chromosome A07, CAAS_Brap_v3.01, whole genome shotgun sequence DNA:
- the LOC103830748 gene encoding organelle RRM domain-containing protein 6, chloroplastic isoform X1, producing the protein MASSLGIVAVNPSCSGDRFLRPNFSVTTSCCFSSSVYFRCWRGRINVGTVVNSARRRHDVGGLLVSGCLSSPDSSSPPSSISGPKTKLYVSGLSFRTTEDNLRNVFEQFGKLTLVNLVMDKVANRPRGFAFLRYETEEESMKAIQGMHGKFLDGRVIFVEEAKPKSDLQRAKPRSDFNKAQTKPRTFRTW; encoded by the exons atggCGAGTAGCTTAGGGATAGTCGCTGTTAATCCGTCGTGTTCTGGAGATCGCTTCTTAAGACCTAACTTCTCAGTCACCACTTCCTGCTGCTTCTCTTCGTCTGTCTACTTCCGTTGCTGGCGCGGACGAATCAATGTCGGAACCGTCGTGAATTCAGCTCGCAGACGCCATGACGTAGGGGGATTGTTAGTttctggttgtctctcttcgcCGGATTCTTCATCTCCACCGTCTTCTATCTCTGGTCCGAAGACTAAACTGTATGTTAGTG GGCTTTCTTTCCGTACAACTGAAGATAACTTAAGAAATGTTTTTGAACAATTTGGCAAGCTTACACTTG TTAACTTGGTGATGGATAAAGTAGCAAATAGACCAAGAGGATTTGCTTTCCTGAGGTATGAGACTGAGGAGGAGTCCATGAAAGCCATTCAAGGGATGCACGGAAAG TTTTTGGATGGAAGGGTTATATTCGTGGAGGAAGCTAAACCCAAATCAGATCTTCAAAGAGCTAAACCCAGATCAGATTTCAACAAAGCTCAGACTAAACCTCGCACCTTCCGCACCTGGTAG
- the LOC103830749 gene encoding mitogen-activated protein kinase kinase 9 translates to MALVRERRQLNLRLPLPPISDRRFSLPSVTTTVATSGDISAADLEKLNVLGCGNGGIVYRVRHKNTADLYALKTVNGDMDPILTRQLMREMEILRRTDSPYVVRCHGIFEKQVVGEVSILMEYMDGGTLESLRGAVTEQRLAGFARQILKGLSYLHALKIVHRDIKPANLLLNSKDEVKIADFGVSKILVRSLDSCNSYVGTCAYMSPERFDSESSSGGSSDVYAGDIWSFGLMMLELLVGHFPLLPPGQRPDWATLMCAVCFGEPPRAPEGCSEEFRSFVECCLRKDSSKRWTASQLLAHPFLREDL, encoded by the coding sequence ATGGCTTTGGTAAGAGAACGTCGTCAGCTCAACCTCcgtcttcctcttcctccgaTCTCCGACCGCCGCTTCTCCCTCCCATCTGTCACCACCACAGTCGCTACCTCCGGTGACATCTCCGCCGCTGATCTCGAGAAACTCAACGTTCTCGGATGCGGAAACGGCGGGATTGTTTACAGAGTCCGTCACAAGAACACGGCGGACCTCTACGCTTTGAAAACTGTCAACGGCGACATGGATCCGATCTTAACACGGCAGCTGATGCGCGAGATGGAGATCCTCCGCCGTACGGACTCTCCCTACGTAGTCCGGTGTCACGGAATATTCGAGAAACAAGTCGTCGGCGAAGTATCGATTCTGATGGAGTACATGGACGGCGGGACTCTAGAGTCTCTCCGCGGCGCCGTGACGGAGCAGCGCCTCGCCGGGTTCGCGAGACAGATCTTGAAAGGTCTTAGTTACTTGCACGCTCTCAAGATCGTGCACAGAGACATCAAACCGGCGAACCTCCTCCTCAACTCGAAGGACGAGGTCAAGATCGCCGACTTCGGAGTCAGCAAGATCTTGGTCCGGTCGTTGGATTCCTGCAACTCTTACGTCGGGACTTGTGCTTACATGAGTCCGGAGAGGTTTGATTCCGAATCTTCTTCCGGTGGTAGCTCCGACGTGTACGCCGGAGATATCTGGAGCTTCGGGTTGATGATGCTGGAGCTTCTCGTTGGTCACTTTCCGTTATTACCGCCGGGACAGAGACCGGACTGGGCGACGTTGATGTGCGCGGTGTGTTTTGGGGAGCCGCCGCGGGCGCCGGAGGGATGCTCGGAGGAGTTTAGGAGCTTTGTTGAGTGTTGTCTACGTAAAGATTCGAGTAAGAGATGGACGGCGTCGCAGCTTCTCGCCCATCCTTTTCTCCGGGAGGATCTTTAG
- the LOC103830743 gene encoding probable inactive serine/threonine-protein kinase fnkC, with amino-acid sequence MFTEEKKKNTNYGSIFVSCFFCLVLVVGVVRFAKPYYNLQNLMETEAVMEQGLLDVGILPCNLKSSVSVPARNHQKLSTTVREETRTRPPNSYCVKFESFATMSKLVAGNGDKYESRPFSAGGYNWTFLIYPNVNKPVGSGGYVSLYVKIDNSSFIATQTEVYAWIKFLTYKSTTDTYHELHATEAQRFHLFKQEYGMLTFLEIGYYQNPAYGFIFNGGQSVFGVDIVVSKPPATWEDVAYEENIRDPVLDWRITNFSTRDKVSYTSDTFSSGGRNWVLKVYPNGAGSATGNSLSLYLLSASNEKGYVKAKFRVINQTPSKNVEKQVDGWPNAKENGWGVDTLIPLADIKDPSKGFLVKDTIRFEVEILAFSRTNSISN; translated from the exons atgtttaccgaggaaaagaagaaaaataccaACTATGGTTCAATCTTTGTCTCTTGCTTCTTCTGTTTGGTTTTGGTTGTAGGAGTAGTAAGGTTTGCAAAACCTTATTACAACCTTCAAAACTTAATGGAGACAGAAGCAGTAATGGAACAAGGATTGTTGGACGTGGGGATACTTCCCTGTAACCTCAAGAGCTCTGTCTCTGTTCCAGCTCGGAATCACCAGAAGCTCTCGACAACAGTAAGGGAAGAGACGAGAACTCGTCCTCCAAATTCATACTGTGTGAAGTTCGAGTCATTTGCCACTATGTCCAAACTGGTCGCAGGCAACGGTGACAAGTACGAGTCACGTCCGTTCTCAGCCGGTGGATACAATTG GACGTTCCTAATCTACCCAAATGTGAACAAGCCAGTGGGCTCGGGTGGATACGTTTCCCTTTACGTAAAAATCGATAACTCTAGCTTCATCGCTACTCAAACCGAAGTGTATGCATGGATCAAATTCCTCACCTATAAAAGCACTACAGACACATACCATGAGCTCCATG CGACTGAGGCACAGAGATTTCATTTGTTTAAACAAGAGTATGGAATGCTAACCTTTCTTGAGATCGGGTACTACCAAAATCCAGCATATGGATTCATTTTCAACGGCGGACAGAGTGTGTTTGGTGTTGACATCGTGGTTTCTAAACCCCCTGCAACATGGGAAGATGTCGCTTATGAAGAAAACATTCGTGACCCTGTTCTTGATTGGAGAATCACCAACTTCTCTACCCGAGATAAAGTCTCTTACACTTCTGATACGTTTTCTTCCGGTGGAAGAAACTG GGTACTGAAAGTATATCCAAATGGAGCTGGATCTGCAACGGGTAATTCATTGTCACTCTATTTGTTGAGTGCGTCAAACGAAAAGGGTTACGTGAAAGCCAAGTTTAGAGTTATTAACCAGACCCCGTCCAAAAATGTGGAGAAACAAG TGGATGGATGGCCCAATGCAAAAGAAAATGGATGGGGTGTCGACACACTTATACCACTCGCAGATATCAAAGACCCATCCAAAGGTTTCCTCGTCAAGGATACCATCAGATTTGAAGTCGAGATCTTGGCCTTCTCTAGAACTAACTCCATCTCTAACTAG
- the LOC103830748 gene encoding organelle RRM domain-containing protein 6, chloroplastic isoform X2 — MASSLGIVAVNPSCSGDRFLRPNFSVTTSCCFSSSVYFRCWRGRINVGTVVNSARRRHDVGGLLVSGCLSSPDSSSPPSSISGPKTKLYVSVNLVMDKVANRPRGFAFLRYETEEESMKAIQGMHGKFLDGRVIFVEEAKPKSDLQRAKPRSDFNKAQTKPRTFRTW; from the exons atggCGAGTAGCTTAGGGATAGTCGCTGTTAATCCGTCGTGTTCTGGAGATCGCTTCTTAAGACCTAACTTCTCAGTCACCACTTCCTGCTGCTTCTCTTCGTCTGTCTACTTCCGTTGCTGGCGCGGACGAATCAATGTCGGAACCGTCGTGAATTCAGCTCGCAGACGCCATGACGTAGGGGGATTGTTAGTttctggttgtctctcttcgcCGGATTCTTCATCTCCACCGTCTTCTATCTCTGGTCCGAAGACTAAACTGTATGTTAGTG TTAACTTGGTGATGGATAAAGTAGCAAATAGACCAAGAGGATTTGCTTTCCTGAGGTATGAGACTGAGGAGGAGTCCATGAAAGCCATTCAAGGGATGCACGGAAAG TTTTTGGATGGAAGGGTTATATTCGTGGAGGAAGCTAAACCCAAATCAGATCTTCAAAGAGCTAAACCCAGATCAGATTTCAACAAAGCTCAGACTAAACCTCGCACCTTCCGCACCTGGTAG
- the LOC103830744 gene encoding phosphoethanolamine N-methyltransferase 3 has translation MAHIHTNGNISPSFPNSYSGEEREIQKNYWKEHSVGLSVEAMMLDSKAADLDKEERPEILSLLPPIEGETVLEFGAGIGRFTSELAQKAGQVIAVDFIESVIKKNENINGHYKNVKFMCADVTSPDMKFSNESMDLIFSNWLLMYLSDKEVEDLAKKMLQWTKVGGYIFFRESCFHQSGDNKRKYNPTHYREPKFYTKLFKECHMNDDVGNSYEFSLVSCKCVGAYVRNKKNQNQICWLWQKKVSSDNDRGFQRFLDNVQYKSSGILRYERVFGQGFVSTGGLETTKEFVAKLDLKPGQKVLDVGCGIGGGDFYMAENFDVDVVGIDLSVNMISFALEHAIGLKCSVEFEVADCTKKEYPDNTFDVIYSRDTILHIQDKPALFRTFYKWLKPGGKVLITDYCRSPKTPSPDFANYIKQRGYDLHDVQAYGQMLKDAGFDEVIAEDRTDQFMKVLKRELDAVEKEKDDFISDFSKEDYEDIVGGWNSKLLRSSSGEQKWGLFMAKKN, from the exons ATGGCTCACATTCACACTAATGGCAACATCTCTCCTTCTTTCCCAAACTCAT ATTCAGGGGAAGAGCGTGAAATCCAAAagaattactggaaagagcactCGGTGGGTTTGAGCGTTGAGGCCATGATGCTTGATTCCAAAGCTGCTGACCTGGACAAAGAAGAACGACCTGAG ATACTCTCGCTTCTTCCACCGATTGAAGGGGAAACAGTGCTCGAGTTTGGCGCTGGCATTGGTCGTTTCACTAGTGAATTAGCTCAGAAGGCCGGCCAGGTCATTGCAGTTGATTTCATTGAAAGTGTTATTAAAAAG AATGAAAACATTAATGGGCACTACAAGAACGTCAAATTTATGTGCGCTGATGTCACATCCCCGGATATGAAATTCTCAAACGAGTCTATGGATCTGATCTTCTCTAACTGGCTGCTCATGTATCTCTCTGATAAAGAG GTTGAAGATTTGGCGAAAAAGATGTTACAATGGACAAAGGTTGGCGGGTATATTTTCTTTAGGGAGTCATGCTTTCATCAGTCTGGTGACAACAAGCGGAAGTACAACCCAACACACTACCGTGAACCCAAGTTTTACACAAAG CTTTTCAAAGAATGCCATATGAATGACGATGTTGGGAACTCGTACGAATTCTCTTTGGTTAGCTGTAAATGCGTTGGAGCTTATGTGAGGAACAAAAAGAACCAGAACCAG ATCTGCTGGCTTTGGCAGAAGAAAGTCAGTTCGGATAATGATAGGGGCTTCCAACGCTTCTTGGACAATGTCCAGTATAAGTCTAGTGGTATCTTACGCTATGAGCGTGTCTTTGGACAAGGCTTTGTGAGCACAGGGGGACTCG AGACGACAAAGGAGTTTGTGGCTAAGCTGGATCTGAAGCCGGGCCAGAAAGTTCTAGATGTTGGATGTGGAATAGGAGGAGGGGACTTCTACATGGCTGAGAACTTTGACGTGGATGTTGTAGGCATTGATCTATCTGTAAACATGATCTCTTTCGCCCTCGAACACGCCATAGGACTCAAATGCTCTGTGGAGTTCGAAGTAGCTGATTGCACCAAGAAGGAGTATCCTGATAACACCTTTGATGTTATTTACAGCAGAGACACCATTCTGCATATCCAA GACAAGCCAGCGTTGTTCAGAACATTCTACAAATGGTTGAAACCTGGAGGGAAAGTTCTCATTACTGATTACTGCAGAAGCCCCAAAACACCATCTCCAGATTTTGCAAACTACATCAAGCAACGAGGTTATGATCTCCATGATGTACAAGCATACGGTCAG ATGCTGAAAGATGCTGGATTCGATGAGGTAATCGCAGAGGATAGAACCGATCAG TTCATGAAAGTCCTGAAACGGGAACTGGACGCagtggagaaggagaaggatgACTTCATTAGTGACTTCTCTAAGGAAGACTACGAGGATATCGTAGGTGGGTGGAACTCAAAGCTACTCAGGAGCTCAAGTGGTGAACAGAAGTGGGGCTTGTTCATGGCCAAGAAAAACTGA
- the LOC103830746 gene encoding protein YLS3-like — protein MEICKFLTLIFLAIVVLYPVQATAQGGDPHLMSCMQKLMSCQPYIHAVNPPPPPSCCGPMKEIVVKDAPCLCAVFNDPAILKTLNLTKENALDLPKACGANPDISLCSKTASLPPTAPPGPTSGCSSVQAVSYIGLSFLLAFVARILY, from the exons ATGGAGATTTGCAAATTTCTTACCTTGATATTCTTGGCCATTGTCGTTCTCTACCCCGTCCAGGCGACAGCACAAGGAGGCGATCCTCATTTGATGTCTTGCATGCAGAAACTTATGTCGTGTCAGCCGTACATACACGCGGTAAACCCGCCGCCTCCACCGTCGTGTTGCGGGCCAATGAAAGAGATCGTGGTGAAAGACGCGCCGTGTCTATGCGCCGTTTTCAACGACCCGGCGATACTCAAAACActaaacctcaccaaagaaaacgcTCTTGATCTTCCTAAAGCATGTGGAGCTAATCCTGACATCTCACTCTGCTCCAAAACCGCTT CTTTGCCGCCTACTGCGCCGCCAGGACCAACCAGCG GATGCTCTTCCGTTCAAGCTGTCAGCTACATTGGACTTAGCTTTCTGCTTGCTTTTGTGGCAAGAATCTTATATTGA
- the LOC103831446 gene encoding probable inactive serine/threonine-protein kinase fnkC, giving the protein MFTEEKKNTNYGTIFVYCFFCLVFIVEVVRFAKPYYNLQNLMETEAVLEEGLLDAGILPCNIRSSVSVPARNHKKLSATIREETRTRPPVTYCVKFESFDTMSKLVKDNGDKYESHPFSAGGYNWTFLVYPNADKPVGSGGYVSLYVKIDNSSFIENQNEVYAWIRFLTYKSTTDTYHEFYVTDAQRFHLFKQEYGMLNFLEIGYYQTPVHGFIFNGGQSVFGVDIVVSNPPLWEDVSYEENIPGPAIGWRIYNFSSGEHDSYTSNPFSSGGRNWVMKVYPNGVGTGKGNSLSIYLLSASNKKGYVKAKFRVINKTPSKNVEKQVEGWPNAEQNGWGVDKLISIADVQDPSKGFLVNDAIKVEVEIMAFT; this is encoded by the exons atgtttaccgaagaaaaaaaaaatacaaactatgGAACAATATTTGTCTACTGCTTCTTCTGTCTTGTTTTCATCGTGGAAGTAGTAAGATTTGCAAAACCTTACTACAACCTTCAAAACCTGATGGAGACAGAAGCAGTACTCGAAGAAGGATTGTTGGACGCGGGGATACTTCCTTGTAACATTAGGAGCTCTGTCTCTGTTCCTGCTAGGAATCACAAAAAGCTCTCGGCAACAATAAGGGAAGAGACGAGAACTCGTCCTCCAGTTACGTACTGTGTGAAGTTCGAGTCATTTGACACAATGTCTAAACTGGTCAAAGACAACGGTGACAAGTACGAGTCACATCCTTTCTCAGCCGGTGGATACAATTG gACGTTCTTAGTCTACCCAAATGCGGACAAGCCAGTGGGCTCGGGTGGATACGTTTCGCTATACGTTAAAATCGATAACTCAAGCTTCATCGAGAATCAGAACGAAGTGTATGCATGGATCAGATTCCTCACCTATAAAAGCACTACGGACACGTACCATGAGTTCTATG TGACTGACGCGCAGAGGTTTCACTTGTTTAAACAAGAGTATGGAATGCTAAACTTTCTTGAGATTGGGTATTACCAAACTCCGGTCCATGGATTCATTTTCAACGGCGGGCAGAGTGTGTTTGGCGTTGACATCGTGGTTTCTAATCCCCCTCTATGGGAGGATGTCTCTTATGAAGAAAACATTCCTGGCCCTGCTATCGGCTGGAGAATCTACAACTTCAGTAGCGGCGAGCATGACTCTTACACTTCTAACCCGTTTTCTTCTGGAGGAAGAAACTG GGTAATGAAAGTTTATCCAAATGGAGTTGGGACTGGAAAGGGTAATTCGTTGTCAATTTATTTGTTGAGTGCGTCAAACAAAAAGGGTTACGTGAAAGCCAAGTTTAGAGTTATTAACAAGACCCCATCCAAAAATGTGGAGAAACAAG TGGAGGGATGGCCCAATGCCGAACAAAATGGATGGGGTGTCGACAAACTTATATCTATTGCAGATGTCCAAGACCCGTCCAAAGGTTTCCTCGTCAACGATGCCATCAAAGTTGAAGTCGAGATCATGGCTTTCACTTGA
- the LOC103831447 gene encoding uncharacterized protein LOC103831447 has product MYTEDKKKNTNYGSIFVYCFFGFVLVVGVVRYAKPYYNLQSLMETGAVIEEAFLDVEKSLPSASRSSVSVPARNHQKLSSTVNEETRTRPPISYCVKFESFSTMANLVKDNGEKYESRPFSAGGYNWTFLIYPNENKPEGSGGYISLYVKIDNSSLITYQNEVYAWIKFLIYKSNTDTYYEYHGTT; this is encoded by the exons ATGTATACCGAGGACAAGAAGAAAAATACCAACTATGGGTCGATCTTTGTCTACTGCTTCTTCGGTTTTGTTCTCGTTGTGGGGGTGGTAAGGTATGCAAAACCTTATTACAATCTTCAAAGCCTAATGGAGACAGGAGCAGTAATAGAAGAAGCATTCTTGGATGTGGAGAAATCACTTCCATCTGCCTCAAGGAGCTCTGTATCTGTTCCTGCTCGGAATCACCAGAAGCTCTCATCAACAGTAAATGAAGAGACTCGAACTCGTCCCCCAATTTCGTACTGTGTGAAGTTCGAGTCATTTTCCACTATGGCGAACCTGGTCAAAGACAACGGTGAAAAGTACGAGTCACGTCCTTTCTCAGCCGGTGGATACAATTG GACGTTCCTCATCTACCCAAACGAGAACAAGCCAGAGGGCTCGGGTGGATACATTTCGCTTTACGTAAAAATCGATAACTCAAGTCTCATCACCTATCAAAACGAAGTGTATGCGTGGATCAAATTCCTCATCTACAAAAGCAATACAGACACGTACTATGAGTACCATGGTACTACTTAA